In one Bosea sp. RAC05 genomic region, the following are encoded:
- the lpxC gene encoding UDP-3-O-acyl-N-acetylglucosamine deacetylase translates to MSFDRQTTLRAPVTLTGIGVHSGAPATICLKPSSANSGIVFLRQGLENAPAQLIHAKHTKVSATELCTVIGDRASASVATIEHLMSACAGLGLDNVLVEIDGPEMPIMDGSAAEFVAAIETTGLVGLAAPRRYLRILQPVRVEHGRAFAELLPAKSGFRLDVEIDFDTTVIGRQRKVFDLEASAYAQEIARARTFGFMRDVEQLWKAGFALGASLDNTVAVGDDKVINPEGLRYGDEFVRHKVLDAIGDLALAGYPIVGEFRSYCGGHRMNVRILEALFADRANYAIVEAEPVYAAPRAVQMAAAAPAAFAPDVH, encoded by the coding sequence ATGAGCTTCGATCGGCAGACGACCCTGCGGGCCCCCGTTACCCTGACCGGGATCGGTGTCCATTCCGGAGCTCCCGCAACGATCTGCCTCAAGCCCTCCAGCGCCAATTCCGGGATCGTGTTCCTGCGGCAGGGCCTCGAGAATGCGCCCGCCCAGCTGATCCACGCCAAGCACACCAAGGTCAGCGCGACCGAGCTGTGCACCGTCATCGGGGATCGCGCCTCCGCCTCCGTCGCCACGATCGAGCATCTGATGTCGGCCTGCGCCGGTCTCGGCCTCGACAACGTGCTGGTCGAGATCGACGGGCCGGAAATGCCGATCATGGACGGCAGCGCCGCCGAATTCGTCGCCGCGATCGAGACGACCGGCCTGGTCGGGCTTGCGGCGCCGCGCCGCTATCTGCGCATCCTGCAGCCGGTGCGTGTCGAGCATGGCCGCGCCTTCGCCGAGCTGCTGCCGGCCAAGAGCGGGTTCCGCCTCGATGTCGAGATCGATTTCGACACCACGGTGATCGGCCGTCAGCGCAAGGTCTTCGACCTCGAGGCCTCGGCCTATGCGCAGGAGATCGCCCGCGCCCGCACGTTCGGCTTCATGCGCGATGTCGAGCAGCTCTGGAAGGCGGGCTTCGCGCTCGGCGCCTCGCTCGACAACACCGTCGCCGTCGGCGACGACAAGGTCATCAATCCCGAGGGGCTGCGCTACGGCGACGAGTTCGTTCGCCACAAGGTCCTGGATGCGATCGGCGACCTCGCGCTGGCGGGCTATCCGATCGTCGGCGAGTTCCGCTCCTATTGCGGCGGGCATCGCATGAATGTGCGGATTCTGGAGGCGCTCTTCGCCGACCGCGCCAATTACGCCATCGTCGAGGCCGAGCCGGTCTATGCCGCGCCGCGGGCCGTGCAGATGGCTGCCGCCGCGCCTGCGGCCTTCGCGCCGGACGTGCACTGA
- a CDS encoding outer membrane protein assembly factor BamD produces MRLKNPTSKRAGSMAKGPALALGAALLLGGCDTVSSLNPFDRPEVYKPEVKEIVPADRLYNEGLARLQNGDSEGASKKFDEIDKSAPFSPFARKGLILAAYTNYQAAKWEETITASKRFIAQNPASPDAAYAQYLMAMSYFNQIPDATRDQERTQLAIAAFEQLIERYPKSEYVLDAKEKLLVARDQLAGKEMNVGRFYLEKRNYTGAVNRFRDVIIKYQTTRHVEEALMRLTEAYMALGITNEAQTAAAVLGHNFPDSPWYKDAYVLLESGGLQPREDRGSYISRAFQGFSRAVTGIVGFGGRS; encoded by the coding sequence ATGCGGCTGAAGAACCCGACATCCAAGCGCGCCGGATCGATGGCGAAGGGCCCGGCCCTCGCGCTCGGCGCCGCCCTGCTGCTCGGCGGCTGCGACACCGTCTCGTCGCTCAATCCCTTTGATCGGCCCGAGGTCTACAAGCCCGAGGTCAAGGAGATCGTCCCGGCCGACCGGCTCTACAATGAAGGGCTCGCGCGCCTGCAGAACGGCGACAGCGAGGGCGCCTCGAAGAAGTTCGACGAGATCGACAAGAGCGCGCCGTTCTCACCCTTTGCGCGCAAGGGGCTGATTCTCGCCGCCTACACCAATTACCAGGCGGCGAAGTGGGAGGAGACGATCACCGCCTCCAAGCGCTTCATCGCGCAGAACCCGGCGAGCCCGGATGCGGCCTATGCGCAGTATCTGATGGCGATGTCCTATTTCAACCAGATCCCCGATGCGACGCGCGACCAGGAGCGGACCCAGCTCGCCATCGCCGCCTTCGAGCAGCTGATCGAGCGATATCCGAAGTCCGAATATGTGCTCGACGCGAAGGAGAAGCTCCTCGTCGCGCGCGACCAGCTCGCGGGCAAGGAGATGAATGTCGGGCGCTTCTATCTCGAGAAGCGCAACTATACGGGTGCGGTGAACCGCTTCCGCGACGTCATCATCAAGTACCAGACCACGCGTCACGTCGAAGAGGCGCTGATGCGCCTGACGGAAGCCTATATGGCGCTCGGCATCACCAACGAGGCGCAGACCGCCGCAGCGGTGCTGGGCCACAACTTCCCGGACAGCCCGTGGTACAAGGACGCCTATGTCCTGCTCGAGAGCGGCGGCCTGCAGCCGCGTGAGGACCGTGGTTCCTATATCAGCCGCGCCTTCCAGGGCTTCTCGCGCGCGGTCACCGGCATCGTCGGGTTCGGCGGGCGGAGCTAG